From the genome of Vanessa cardui chromosome 17, ilVanCard2.1, whole genome shotgun sequence:
cttttatagtttaggcatcatacgcaaaaaatcaacttttttggtagattttttccttttttgtccgaaaaacccaaaatatcttacggaaccctattttttttcaaaataaaatttagcctatgttatgcgggattaatttagctttcgaatggtgaaagaatttttaaaatcggtccagtagtttttgagcctattcattacaaccaaacaaacaaagttttcctctttataatattagtgtagatgaGATCATAAACACACAAacgttatttaacattttttttatttagcaacCTATGTTTTATAGGATCCTGTCGTAGATCTGTTCATAGATACCACACAAGCCCCACAAAAAACTCACTGATTATATGCATTCGAGTAATTACAGCAGTAACAAGTATGTGTTTGTTCCACGTACCAATGCTACGCACGTACGTACGTAGTATCaaatgtataaacatatatataataaaagtaattatattataatcgattCATCGCGTGAACTGCATATTTACCGTTAGTGattaattactgtaataataCTTCCATGACATTGCGAAGTGTTAACGTAAATAACGTAGCAATTTCTTTCGTCAAAGGTTTTAAGGacgtgaaatattttatgagagGCCATATATTAtaagagctaagatggcccagtggttagaatgcgtgcatcttaaccgatggaaatttacaggctgttactttacttcctttacatatattataaggaTACTTCTTGACGAAACAGCCATTATATAAGTATTGTATGTATGTCCTGATATGTTATCTGTTACCAGTAATGTTGCAGAGGTTCTaagtttcatttcaattaatattaggACGCTAATAAaggttttacaatttttactaCACAGTAAAAACGATAAAACGTTGTTACGATACTTTAATATCACTTATACTTAtcatatataatcatataaaacttaaaattacgtgaataaaatctttgtaattataaatgtgtcaTACTTGATAAGAGATCGTCTTTGTCAAGTATTACTGattatgtatttgataaaaaCTATATCGATAACACTTTCTATTAACCCCAGACAAATGTTTTGCGAATAtaaatttgctttataatataatattaacagtcTTTCTACACGAATATTTCAACaaccttaatataaattatgcataTCCATACTATTTGTGATGTAAGTCATGTTACAACGCAATAATAACTGAATTGCatgaaaatagaattatttaaatatgtattataaaaaatttataaataatacccgATAATTAAGACTCTTTATAtgcgttttatattaaataggtCACAGAAAGCTTATTCAAGATATATTATACTGTGAAAATACACCACATAACGACTATAGAACAAAACTGCCTCAGTGTTAACAGGCATCAGTAAACGATTCAAAATTCTACAGcaatacatttgaaattatttttttccaaataggtaatgtaaaaaataaagcaatttatAATAGACATTTGTATCACATGCCTgaaaattttgacatttttgtgtATTAGGTTCTAATTTTGTTGTTCGAATCAAAAGTTGGTTAAATCTATAATGTATATGCTTATTTTGTTTCGGGTATCCTTGCTTACGACCTGTCTAGCGTAAGAGCCTACGTGACGTGGGCGGGATCGGCTACTCCTACGTCACGTTGCGTCTAAGCAACGAACGCGGGCGTAATATTCACTATAACATCAATATTTACGTAaatcaattcatttttttttctttttctttattcaaCTACGACATATAtgcaatatgatattttaatttatgtcagACTCAATATATAAGGACAATATGAATCAACAGTCAATTAACAGTCAACAAATCAGCTGATTTTCGTTCACCTGTGAATGTACCTGGTCCAAAAACTCATAAGTTTATTCATGcacatttaatttacaatattattagtaCGTTGTGGTGTTCAATATATTATTCCAATGtttttcacttttatatttCGATTTAGACTACTAACTGCTTTAGTATGTGACTATCAATACTAGTTTCTTGTGTGCATTAATATTAAGTCTATAAAAATCTGTTCGCAGATTTTGAATGAGTgacaatgaagtataaataaaagtatgtaatatatacttgtcttatttttaatcttattatattatgtaacgaATGATCCAAAACGTATATCCAAGTATTTCCTTTTAGAATTTCTCTATGAAACATCGATAAACGTTTTTgctttagtaaaatttattttgcgtCTAAGAGGTGAGAtgttttataatgtatgtatattgtttcgCCCACTAATAATCCAGATGTAATCTAAACTTATCCAGCAAACGTTACATATTTGAGTTAAATGAAGTTTTAATGATTTCACAATATTAACGCCTTGTCCAAAATATTTCACAAGGAATGTACAACCATGTCGTACTTGCTTGGAacgttttaaactaaattaattttaaaatcatattttacctttaaaatatcatattattattaatattaacatgctaatatttattatgagatCATTGTCATGATACAAGTGCGATAGTTAACATCATATTAGTCATAGGCACTACtcaaaataatctatttaattcGATAGTAGATAGATAGTAGATTAGCTAGATTGAGACGGAGATCACCCTTGACCGTCTGAGGATCAAAAAAACAGTTCTTTATCCGAACGGAATCCTAGTGGAACCCAACaagaatgttttttgtttttcaggCAATTCGCAAAGATATGTATGGAAGAACGAAATTGGCCTTGTTACCGAAAGAGGGCCGTCTACTGGATTTCTCTTTGTATACTAAACTATATTCGctgcccgtctcgttcagcaccacTTCAATTTTCTAGTTCACTACGTTCATGCTCGGTCGATCAACAATCGACGGTCAAAACACCGCTAAGTCTCGGACCTCGGAAGCGGTCGACTGAGGGGACGTATTCCTGGCGTATCGCTCGATATCGCGATTGCCTTTAACAGATTTCCATTTAAGACTTTACTTTTTAGTTCGATTGGTTTTCGAACCAATACTATGGAACGTCGGTTCTCCTCCTGAATAACTACGCAGAAGGATTCCACAGAGCAGGAGCATGAGGAAAGTGAATCCGCTGACTCGCTTCGCTGAAAAATACTGGAAAGAAGGCATTAGTGCTATGCGGACATTTTAGTaggggtaggttaggttaggttagttagttATAGGTAGTTTGTAGGGGTTACAAGTATTCAAGGGACCCCTGTAGATAGAAGGCAAATATATATGGGCCAACTATCGAAGCGTCCCGAGAGAATATTCTGGCAATCGGAGCCTGTCAGTATGGGACACCCCAAGTttttccaaagaataaataaaagcgTGTCAAGGAgttatctttgttttttttttatttaaaaaatataatttaccaaACTACTATTTGATTACAACacaagataatttttttaataaaaacgtctCTATATGcttttattaagaatttaatataacaataaaaataacgaaatgaataaaatattaaatgttttggtCCAGTATATCGTTATCAATACTTTAAGAATAGTGAATAGTTTAATGACTAATACTGCAAACAATATTCTCGAACGACACTTGATAATAATCTTAGATACATAAAAGGTTGATTGCATTTGGTTTGCACATTCGAGAAGCGAACATCGATTCTAGAACAccttcattataattattttacttcaaaacaaaatgaggttatttttatatttctctatATTAGTAACTGCCATTGTGATCGTGGCGTGTTCACATACGTTTATGGGCACGAATGTGTTGAGACCATTAGTGCATCGTCGAAATGTAAGATTCAGTCCGAATTACATAAGAAAACGCGTTGAAAACGTCACATATGTCATCCCGAATACAGGATACAGGCGTTCTATTcaggtaaatgttttttttttctattgttcaACTTAGTGATCATTGTTTGTTAACCACTTAAGtactgttattattttcatatattattatgtattattattcatagttattctaccgccaaataataatactccgtattgttgtgttccggtttgaagggtgagtgagccagtgtaactacaaacacaagggacatacatcttagttcccaaggttggtggcacattgacgatgtaaggaatagttaatatttcttacagcgtcattgcctatgggtgatggtgaccacttaccatcaggtggccatatgcatatatatataacatttcaacaatatatataagtcTCGGACCTCGGAAGCGGTCGACTGAGAAAACGTATCCCTGGCGGTATCGCTCGATATCGCGATTGCCTTTAACAGATTTCCACTTAAGACTTTACTTTTCACTTCGATTGGTTTTCGGACCAATATTATGAAACGTCGGTTCTACTCCTGAATAACGACGCAGAAGGATTCCACAGAGCAGGAGTATGAGGAGACTGAGAgagtagatatatatatatatatatatatatatatattgttgaaatgttttattttaataagttaattttcTTAGTCAATTCACTTGTTGTAAGATGACTTGATGCTCTGATCttttgtagggctttgtgcaagtccgtctaaATACCACTCACTCTTCATATTCTATCACACAGAGGCAAAACTtactatttttgtgttccagtttgatgCCAGTAACACAACAGGCATAATACAAAACAACTCAATTCATAACATCGATGTAACATGGGTTTTGAAAGAAATGATTAACATTTCATACGATATTTGAGCAATGGTgacgattattacacatttaaataaaactaattataacggatgaatcgcgcatattaattatttttaagcatcccgacgtttcgagcactttgcagtgttagTCTAcctcatcttagtctacccgtgaccactaacactgcaaagtgctcgaaacgtcgggatgcttaaaaataattaatatacgcgattcatccgttataattagttttatttcaatggtgACGAGTTGCCGTCAGATAACTTCAACAACCAACAGCAAATACAcgaattaatgtatatatacaaaggTTTTTACCATTACTTAATTTAGAAAATAGGTCACGAGGAAAACACGATATCATGTATCTAATGGTATATTGGttggaaatgtttttttggtaaataaataaaaatgtataatactgagaaaacataaaaatgtaatgatttTGTAACATAATTGAGCACCAACTATGAACTGActacgttttaaaataaatcaattaattatcgtcattgttatttatttataagctctATGTGATCTTTCATTTATATGCTTGTTTTGTTTCAGGGTATACTTGCTTACGACCTGACTAATACTAGCGCGACAGCGAACGTCACTGCGGGCGGGATCGGGTACTCCTACGTCACGTTGCGTCTGAGCAACGACCGCGGGCGTGAAATTCACTATGACATCAATATTTACGCCTAATTCGTTTCAATATTATTagcatgaaataaattaatacatcaattaaaatatataatataataattcacttTTTATTATCGAACTACGTCAATCATAGTTGTAATGATATCATGGctcatgaatattttttaatcttattaaaaagAAGTTAATCACTGGGGAGTTTCTTTTGGTCCTTTACAAAGATTAAATGTGAAGGTTTTGTTTGTAATACAAAAACTTGCATGAAAATAAACCGAAGCTGTCAATCCCAGCTGTTTATACCAATGACTGGCTTCTTCGCCCCCGTGGATCGCCTGTTGTTACATAATCTGTAGTTTTCCTAATAAATTGGTTCTGTATAGatctatctttataatattggcAATAAATCGTTTACTTGATAAAAcacttaaagtttttaaatttaattattgaaaattataccacatttttaatttattcaatggcAAACCCACATGCAGAATACAGTTTTACTGACTTAAGTTTAAACTGTAAATTTAAACttcaaatttgtattatatatgtcagTCTTGTTTATATGGcgagtattttaataaagtatcatTTGAGCACAGCGTCCCAAACTTATTTCCTTATTGCTCTCGTGATACTAGACCAACATGCAATATATAATGGCAATGTGAGTCGCTTCCATGAATATAAATAGTACCTATTTGCTGTGACCAAATTTTAGTTGTACAGCGCCTATCGGCCATATAAATTACAACAAAATGAAgttgtacttttattattatattatattgagatAATAATTGAACTTACATGCAATGGAATTTATTGtcattcgtaaataaaaatgagtgCTTGAACAAACATCCTTCAATATTATTCATCCGATTGTGATGAAACTTGTTAATCCTATAATGAAAAccatttatacaattaaaatccCACTGAGGGTAATTCTCTACCTCACCCCTATTTCAGGAATAGGTTTGGAACTTGTTAAATCACGATGCACCCAGTTTGATGTACatacatgtggcacaatttcattgacattaaacacatgcaggttttgtTCAGGACGTTTTGCTTCACCGTCTAAACCTTACTCACCTAAGGCATAGCTTTTAAACAAAACTAGAAAGGTCTAGTACCCACGCGAAGCTGACGCGGGTAGCTAGTaaagaaaaaaggttttagtcatattgtttttacaatttgAAAAACAACTTCGCTATTATATAGATTTCACAACAACAGTGTTCTGCACGTGACACATCATTCCAATCATTCCAATATGATTTCCATTCAGGCGGTAActttggaaaataaaaaaataaaaataattctgtcAATAAATTGAACACAATTTCACGTGTCtgatatttttttgatgtttCAACGCTTTTAAATAAGGCTCTCACTCAGGGGTAATGAATTTATGTGAAAATAATTTCATGTCGACATGTAAACTACTGACGGGctgataatataaattagttaagtgctagaagtaattaatattcactTTACAATAATGTTAGTAGTTACAGCGTTGTGGTGCTTAAATATTCCATAAACACTTCTGTTCTCTTTTATATGGGCGACTGGTGCAGTGATCACTTATACTggcttttattataagttaagtATGgaggttttattgtttttttttttaaacattttcaacaaaaagtatgtatatagtGTAACTTTGAATGGAAGTCATTTCTAATCTTATTATCTTGCTTACTTATTTATATCTGTCAATTAATGATCCAAATAAAACGTATGTCCAAGTATTTccttattaaacattccttgcATGTAAAGAGGAGGATGgttttataatgtttgtttatCGTTTCGCCCATTAATAATCCAGTTGTACCCTAAATATATCCAGCTTTTGTTATACATTTGAGTTAAATGAGGTTTAAATGGATTCACAGTGTTAGCATCTCGTCCGAAATAtttcacaagggacatacacCACGTCGTACGTGCTCGGAACGTTTTAAACGAAATGAatgaacattttaaaaacatattttaaaggctgactattacattttaaaatgtcataacagagtaataataacatgttcccattttaatttttagattaATCAAAAATTcagtattatatttgtatgatattCAAAGCTTATATGATATTAGAAGTGTCCTTCTAATTAACTAGTCTTATTACTAATAACATATTGTTAGTTCTCAACAATATTTCTGAcaccaatttatttaaattcaatcgtTTAGTTTGGTATGTAAAAGgataatttttgaattaattatttaatattttggaatCGATATTacgctataatattatttcaacttaactttgattgattgttttaaaaaaaaggtgaATTAATACTCAATTTTCAGATACAGTTTCACAAGCGTCTAATATGCGTTACATATGCgtctaaatttttaaaactaataagtaatttaattaaactaaaatgtttttttt
Proteins encoded in this window:
- the LOC124536941 gene encoding uncharacterized protein LOC124536941, with the protein product MRLFLYFSILVTAIVIVACSHTFMGTNVLRPLVHRRNVRFSPNYIRKRVENVTYVIPNTGYRRSIQGILAYDLTNTSATANVTAGGIGYSYVTLRLSNDRGREIHYDINIYA